The sequence GACAGAGTAGCTCTATACtgaagacaaaacataaaagttcCTGATTTGGATGGGAAAGATGATTGATAGTCCCCAAGGGCCTCTTTATCTTAAGagattgttttgtttccaaatgttttaaCAGAAGAAATAGCAAAAAGTATAATAAGGCTTTTGCTAAAAATCAAGATTGTTTCCTCTTGTATATATCTTTATTCAAGGTAGAAGAAACAAAGcaccataaataaatacacagaaactaacttaaatatattatttttcccatcaatatttgttgaagaagaaTTAGTTTTATAAACTCTACCAGGAAGCATTACTTAATATTGAGATAtacttctaaaaatttaatttctttaatttttcaaagtgtgAGCTACAATTTGGAGTATATCTTAATATAAGTGACAAGAAAATACCTCATTAGGTTGTCAGGAAGCCTTCTTTTGGAAGTTTGCATGAGAAGATTTCAAAGAAGCTGAgaagtttctttcttgtttaatgaggcaaaatatcttagaaaaacatttacaaaataatggctgttcttcttctttattttaggaATGCCAGACATGCTGATGGAGTGTTCACCAGTGACTTTAGTAGACTCTTGGGTCAACTTTCTGCCAAAAAATACCTTGAATCCCTTATTGGAAAACGGGTTGGGTAAAGAGAATTTATTATCTTTATCAAACACCTTATAATTATTTAATCTGCAAGTTATTTTTTCACTGTTAGCAATTTATTTACTTCGCTCAAAATTGATAACTCTGATGATGTACAATTTGGTTGAAAAATAATCTatattatgtttaatgtttatttatttgttttgagagagagtgtgtgagcctgagtgggggagggacagagagaggagagagagaatcccaagctggctcagtGTTGTcggtgcagagctcaatgcaggctcaatctcacaaaccatgacatcacgatctgagccgaaatcaagagttggaagcttaatgactgagccacccaggcacccccaaaattatattcttatataaaatataccatgCCCATGGATTAGGGACATAGGTTTTTAGTGATATCCTACTCATTGGCTACAGACacacttatttttcttaagtggCAATCATTTATCAATCTGCAATCAAATTGAACTAGACacagtaaaaaaataagacatacaCTGAagcaaattttaatgtttactatagtatttgtttttttaattcctgatCAAACCAAGCAtatgaagtttctttctttaaatggcCACTTGTTGAATATTTAGATGGCACTATTCAGGGTGGCAAAGCTTCTAAagaattaacttttaaagaaatattcctcCCAATGGCAGAACACAACATCAACTATCCCTCCatctttttatgttaattatttgCTCAGCTGATATACAATGTGTATGAAGGCTTCCAGTAAATGCCAAAATATGTTGGATTATTCCTTGCTCCCCTATCCTTGGGCTtagatgtatttttctcttagtcttttTGTGATAGAAAAGAAGTTGGGcattagaattcttttttatctaattttatccAAATTATTCCAAGAAATTTGGAACTTTggcacatttattatttcttgttaaaatcccttgctttcctttcccctgcATTCTTCAGCAATAGCATCACAGAAGACCAGGGGCCAATCAAGCGCCACTCTGATGCAGTCTTCACCGACAACTATACCCGCCTTCGAAAACAAATGGCTGTAAAGAAGTACTTGAACTCCATTCTCAATGGGAAGAGGAGGTAAAGAAACAGAGAACTTgctaaaatgagaaattataaatgaGTTCAAAAATAGAAGCTACATATGAAGACTTATTTCTCTATCTCACTCTCTATACTCTGTGAAACAGtaattctcaaccttggctgaCATTTGACTACcctggagaatttttaaaatactgatgtgTGGGCCTTACCCAAAACCAATTGTCAGGTAATTAGTGCCTCTAGAGGTATGAGGCATGGCTCTAGGTATtggtgctttgtttttgtttgttttgttgtttgtttatttgtttttgtttctaggaGCTCCCCACTTGATTCTACTGTGTGTCCAGGGTTAAAAGTAATGACTGTAGAGACATCTACTCTAAATCTGGGAACTTTATCAGAAGTTTAAGCTTTTTAAACATGTAAAGTGCAGTCAATTAGCAGTTTGGTACCATATGTGACTCCCTTCATATACATACTCAGTATCTTTATCTTACCAAATCAAACCACGAGTACTGTTGTATTCTAAGATTCTGTAAGACTTATGTCTCTCTAATGGAGTGCAAATATTGGATTATAATAAGTAGGAAGTGGggtgctctcttttttttttctaattatttttgtttcaatggTCAGTATTAAGGGCAATCTTGCTTGGGCAAGATCAGACAAGATGAATGCCTTTGCCCACCACTATTATAATTCTGTACAAATAATTTGAGATACCTTACGATTCAGGAAAAATTCATATGTAATAACGAACCTCAAAGATAATTGGCTAGCCCTCAGTGCACTTTCCAGAGCACAGAGAACAGCGTAAGTCACACATCATCATTTCTTTGGAAGCTTGCTCATCTAAGGCCTTTAACATATACGATGTTCTTTTTCTATCTGCAGCAGTGAGGGAGAATCACCTGACTTTCCCGAAGAgctagaaaaataatggaaaagccCTTGGAAGAAAGCTGTTGACAGCTTCCCAGTGGTGGGTATATTCTGTCCATTCTTGTTTTATTCTTATAGCAAACATCTAATTACTGGAATAGGGAAGAATCACTTAGTAAAAAACATCTCAGAGTTCTCACAATGAGACCTCATGGAAAAGGACACTTCTATCCGAAGTGGACCCCAGCCCAGTAAACACTTAAAATGATTCATGCAGTACTCTgatagaaaaaaggagagagctCACAATGGGCAGTTTGCCACCTGCATGGTACCCCTCGTTTACTCAGACTTATTCCTCTCCTTCTTGTTGAGATATCAAACAGAGGAATCTGACTCACATAATGAGAAAAACTGGCTTTCTTTTTGAGACTTGAGCCACACTGCTTTTATTAATTTAAGGTTTAGCCCCACGATTGTTAGCACGGCATTTAATTTAGGTGCAGAAAAATACCACCAAATGACAGCATGGTTCATTATTATGAAAACACCAAGGCACTCTGGTTCTAATTGTATTTCTTGAACCATACCAAGCTCCATGCCGCAAGGTTAAATTTAGCTTCTTGCACCTATTGAGTGAGTGTAGGTGCTTTGATCTCATAGTATTTATGgtaaaatagtttttgaaaagagaaaacatatgcAGGCTTTTCCCTTTGCTGTTAAGTGATAAGCTTGTTACCCCAGTTGCTTTTATGCACATGTGGATACAAGACATAATTCCTTCCTGAGTTACATTCAGGCTTACATTCGCTCATAAAAATATTGGGCAAGTGCTTAAAGGAATTTCATATCATTAGTGTATCAGAGGTTGGTAAACTTTTTCCCTAAAGGGCTACAGAGTGAATATAGTTTGGCTTTGTGGGTTAATATGGAACCCCCAGGATAACATGTAAAATGAATGGGAGCTGCTGTCTCACTATAACATTGTATTTGTGAAACCTAAAGATAGGCTGGACTACAACCACTGAGTGGCTCGAGGAGACTCAACTAGCCCCACGCTCAGACTGAAGGCAATCCTTGGTCTTGCTGAAGTTCCTGGAGCATGGCTCAGGTTTTTGTGAGAGTGATCAAGGGGGGCTAGTGTCTCTGAAGACATCTGCCCCATTGGTTACTTTTTGTCCACAAGAGAGACGTATGCTGAGGGTCTTGCACACGCCCGTGCCTTATCACATCAGAGAAACAAGTCCCTTtgctcaaagaagaaaaattacatagagcttcttgaaaaaaaaaagtttacaagaaGAAGCTATTTCATTTAATCAAGAAATACAACGGGCACTGAACTCTAAAGGAGGATTAATCCCTCTGTCTTTTGTAAGATCACATATGAGATTCcgtcctcccttcttctcttttctgaatgGGTAACTTTGGACAAACCCTTTTAATGGGAAATCCTGCATGCCAACCATTTGCGAAAATTACAAATGGGTAATTATAATGACTAATTAAAGTGCCTCTTCACATTTTAATTCCCTTTCTGACAATCAGTCCTTTGGAAGATACCTTCCTGATATCCCAGACCATGATTTCCTGTCATAACAAGCTGTTCTCAAGGGGCACAGGGGTAGATGAGTTATGTTATCTAATGAGTGGATGAGTGAGCGAAACTAAGAagctgtaaataaaaatatttttacgcTTAAAAcaccaattctttctttttcagaactcGTGAAGGAAAACGATAGGCGAAGTGATTATATTTTGAGTTCTACATAAGTAATTCAAGAACACAACTTCAgtatcaaaaccaaataaaatatatagtgtcGTGAATGTTGTGATTTGCTTCATCCTGATGTAATAACTGTGATGTTTACACTGTAAATATTATTTGAGAGTTCTAAAATTTGTCTTTAATTCATGAAAATCCTGTAATTTCATATGCTGTGTATCCTttctaacaaaaatatatttagtgaTAAGTAAATACTAGGTTAATTCCAATTATGTGGAGCTTTGGGGGAGTGTAGTAATAGAACACAAATGATGTGTTTATTTATAGAGCATACTTAACTATTCAGAAGCGTGGAGCACATAATCAGTGTGTCTAAATTTGAATGTTAAGCAGCTAGAATGCTGAGTTAAATAAACTGCAAAATGTCTAAGAGAAAGCCAACCACAAAGATAAAAAGGCATTCTTCAAAACAGACTTTCAGAAAATGGtatacatttttgcatttttaggcaatgtttattttgagattcaaAATCTCTCAAATTCAGATCTCTAATTGATGAAGGCTCTTTTCTGCAGTGGTGTTTCAGTGAAAGAGAATGGTCTCTATTTCTGACATTGGACCTTTCCTTCCTGCTTGTGTTAAGTATGTGTAAAATGTAAACTGAATGGAACATTTGTTTTTTCGGTAATaaattttttccccataattaCTCAAATAATGCTTTGGTCATCAGCTTCCTTCAGTGAAAGTACATTTGGAGACACagctatttttccaaaatataggaaattaatagagaaaataaagaactttgaTTATCATTGCAGACACTTtctattgttttgattttgttaaaTGATACATCAGAAACCTCATTTTAGCTCTCAAGTTCCAGGCGCTAGATAGGTTTTGTGATGTTTGAGGTAGGACTATGTTTGATTTTGTGTGAGTTCTAAAACAACAGTGACTTAAATAtgagaga is a genomic window of Panthera uncia isolate 11264 chromosome B2 unlocalized genomic scaffold, Puncia_PCG_1.0 HiC_scaffold_24, whole genome shotgun sequence containing:
- the VIP gene encoding VIP peptides, whose amino-acid sequence is METRSKSQLLVLLMLVSMLFSQMLAWPLFGAPSSLRLDDRIPLEGANEPEQVSLKVDTDILQNALAENDTPYYDVSRNARHADGVFTSDFSRLLGQLSAKKYLESLIGKRVGNSITEDQGPIKRHSDAVFTDNYTRLRKQMAVKKYLNSILNGKRSSEGESPDFPEELEK